One genomic segment of Mycolicibacterium chubuense NBB4 includes these proteins:
- a CDS encoding fasciclin domain-containing protein: MMTVHRKSVAAASLAALAIFGAAACSSEQASSTASSATSAAESAVDSATGSSAAPTSSATADPAANLVGRGCAAYAEQVPSGPGSVAGMAADPVTVAASNNPMLKTLTQALSGQLNPNVNLVDTLNGGQFTVFAPTDDAFAKIDAATLEKLKTDSDLLTKILTYHVVPGQAAPDKVAGEHKTVQGATLNVTGAGDDMKVNDAGLVCGGVKTANATVYMIDTVLMPPAN; the protein is encoded by the coding sequence ATGATGACGGTTCACCGCAAGTCTGTCGCCGCCGCGAGCCTGGCCGCACTGGCCATCTTCGGCGCAGCGGCCTGTTCGAGCGAGCAAGCCTCCAGCACCGCGTCGTCGGCGACCAGCGCTGCGGAGTCGGCGGTGGACTCCGCGACGGGCAGCTCGGCGGCCCCGACCAGTAGTGCGACGGCAGACCCGGCCGCCAACCTGGTCGGCCGCGGGTGCGCGGCGTACGCCGAACAGGTTCCCTCGGGCCCCGGCTCTGTGGCCGGCATGGCCGCCGATCCGGTGACGGTCGCCGCATCCAACAACCCGATGCTCAAGACCCTGACCCAGGCGCTGTCGGGCCAGCTCAACCCGAACGTCAACCTCGTCGACACTCTCAACGGCGGCCAGTTCACGGTGTTCGCGCCGACCGACGACGCGTTCGCCAAGATCGATGCCGCGACGCTGGAGAAGCTGAAGACCGACTCGGACCTGTTGACGAAAATCCTTACCTATCACGTGGTCCCAGGACAGGCGGCACCCGACAAGGTCGCCGGCGAGCACAAGACGGTGCAGGGCGCGACGCTGAACGTGACCGGTGCGGGCGATGACATGAAGGTCAACGATGCCGGGCTGGTGTGCGGCGGGGTGAAGACCGCGAACGCGACCGTGTACATGATCGACACCGTGCTGATGCCGCCCGCCAACTGA
- the dxr gene encoding 1-deoxy-D-xylulose-5-phosphate reductoisomerase: MRTGEQGDRLRVLILGSTGSIGTQALEVIAANPDRFEVVGLAAGGGNAALLDRQRAQTGVTKIALADPAAADAIGDVPFSGPDAATRLVEDTAATTGVDVILNALVGALGLQPTLAALGSGARLALANKESLVAGGPLVVKAAAPGQIVPVDSEHSALAQCLRGGAADEVAKLVLTASGGPFRGWTADRLEGVTPEQAGAHPTWSMGPMNTLNSASLVNKGLELIETHLLFGVDYDRIEVVVHPQSIVHSMVTFTDGSTLAQASPPDMKLPIALALGWPSRVAGAAAACDFTAASTWEFEPLDRDVFPAVDLAREAGRRGGCLTAVYNAANEEAAQAFLDGRIRFPAIVRTIDAVLRAADQWAAEPATVDDVLDAQDWARERARRAVEKESAVSNAG; encoded by the coding sequence ATGCGAACCGGCGAACAGGGCGACAGGCTGCGGGTGCTGATCCTGGGCAGTACGGGGTCCATCGGGACCCAGGCGCTCGAGGTGATCGCCGCCAACCCCGACCGCTTCGAGGTCGTCGGCCTGGCCGCAGGCGGAGGCAACGCCGCGCTGCTGGACCGGCAGCGCGCTCAGACCGGTGTGACGAAGATCGCCCTCGCCGATCCCGCCGCCGCCGACGCCATCGGCGACGTCCCGTTCTCCGGACCCGACGCCGCCACGCGGCTCGTGGAGGACACCGCCGCGACCACAGGTGTCGACGTGATTCTCAACGCCCTCGTCGGTGCGCTGGGTCTTCAGCCCACGCTGGCGGCGCTGGGCAGCGGCGCCCGGCTGGCGCTGGCCAACAAGGAGTCCCTGGTGGCCGGCGGGCCGCTGGTGGTCAAAGCGGCCGCGCCGGGACAGATCGTGCCGGTGGACTCGGAGCACTCCGCGCTGGCGCAGTGCCTGCGCGGCGGCGCGGCCGACGAGGTGGCCAAGTTGGTGCTGACCGCATCCGGTGGCCCGTTCCGCGGCTGGACCGCCGACCGGCTGGAAGGTGTCACCCCGGAACAGGCCGGCGCCCACCCGACCTGGTCGATGGGGCCGATGAACACGCTCAACTCGGCGTCACTGGTCAACAAGGGCCTCGAGTTGATCGAGACACACCTGCTGTTCGGCGTGGATTACGACCGCATCGAGGTGGTGGTGCACCCGCAGTCCATCGTGCACTCGATGGTCACGTTCACCGACGGCTCGACGCTGGCGCAGGCCAGCCCGCCGGACATGAAGTTGCCGATCGCGCTGGCGCTGGGCTGGCCCTCCCGGGTCGCCGGAGCCGCAGCGGCCTGCGACTTCACCGCGGCGTCGACCTGGGAGTTCGAGCCGCTGGATCGGGACGTCTTCCCCGCGGTGGACCTGGCCCGCGAGGCGGGCCGGCGGGGCGGATGCCTGACCGCGGTGTACAACGCGGCGAACGAGGAAGCCGCGCAGGCCTTCCTCGACGGGCGCATCCGGTTCCCGGCGATCGTGCGGACCATCGACGCCGTCCTGCGCGCTGCCGACCAGTGGGCCGCCGAACCCGCTACCGTGGACGACGTACTCGACGCGCAGGACTGGGCCCGTGAGCGGGCCCGGCGCGCGGTCGAGAAAGAATCCGCAGTGAGCAACGCTGGATAG
- a CDS encoding M50 family metallopeptidase, with the protein MMFVIGIVLFALAILVSVALHECGHMWIARATGMKVRRYFVGFGPTLWSTRRPNKLGSTEYGVKAVPLGGFCDIAGMTSVEELTPDERPYAMFRQKTWKRVAVLAAGPGMNFVIGLVLIYGIAIIWGLPNLHQPTNAMVGETSCVKSEVTQGKLGDCIAPSPAQAAGIRAGDVVVAVGGKPVANFEEMSAAVRKLNGPTEFTVQRAENGATRQFTTTVDVTPSQRFVAGPGGAAPAPANVGTIGVTAASFGPTQYNPLSAVPATFAFTGDLTVELGKSLAKIPTKIGALVHSIGGGERDPETPISVVGASIIGGDTVEAGLWVAFWFFLAQLNFVLGAINLVPLLPFDGGHIAIALFEKVRNLFRSARGMVAAAPVNYLKLMPATYVVLFVVVGYMLLTVTADLVNPIRLFQ; encoded by the coding sequence GTGATGTTCGTGATCGGCATCGTGCTGTTCGCACTCGCCATCCTGGTGTCGGTGGCCCTGCACGAGTGCGGCCACATGTGGATCGCCCGTGCGACCGGCATGAAAGTGCGCCGCTACTTCGTCGGCTTCGGCCCCACCCTGTGGTCCACCCGCAGGCCCAACAAACTCGGTTCGACCGAGTACGGCGTCAAGGCCGTCCCGCTGGGCGGCTTCTGCGACATCGCAGGCATGACCTCGGTCGAGGAGCTCACCCCTGACGAGCGGCCCTACGCGATGTTCCGGCAGAAGACCTGGAAGCGGGTGGCCGTGCTCGCCGCCGGTCCCGGCATGAACTTCGTCATCGGCCTGGTGCTGATCTACGGGATCGCGATCATCTGGGGCCTGCCCAACCTGCACCAGCCCACCAACGCGATGGTGGGGGAGACGTCGTGCGTGAAATCCGAAGTGACGCAAGGCAAATTGGGTGACTGCATCGCGCCCAGCCCGGCGCAGGCGGCCGGTATCCGGGCCGGCGACGTCGTGGTGGCGGTGGGCGGGAAGCCGGTGGCCAACTTCGAGGAGATGTCGGCGGCGGTGCGCAAACTCAACGGCCCGACCGAGTTCACGGTGCAGCGCGCCGAGAACGGCGCCACGCGTCAGTTCACCACGACCGTCGACGTGACTCCGAGTCAGCGCTTCGTGGCGGGGCCGGGCGGTGCGGCACCGGCGCCGGCGAACGTCGGCACCATCGGGGTGACCGCGGCCAGTTTCGGCCCCACGCAGTACAACCCGCTCTCCGCGGTCCCGGCCACCTTCGCCTTCACCGGCGACCTCACCGTCGAGCTGGGCAAGTCGCTGGCGAAGATCCCGACGAAGATCGGTGCGCTGGTGCACTCGATCGGTGGCGGCGAACGGGATCCCGAGACGCCGATCAGCGTCGTCGGGGCCAGCATCATCGGCGGCGACACCGTCGAAGCCGGGTTGTGGGTGGCGTTCTGGTTCTTCCTCGCTCAGCTGAACTTCGTGCTCGGCGCGATCAACCTGGTGCCGCTCCTGCCGTTCGACGGCGGGCACATCGCGATCGCCCTGTTCGAGAAGGTCCGCAACTTGTTCCGCTCGGCGCGCGGCATGGTGGCCGCCGCCCCGGTCAACTACCTGAAGTTGATGCCCGCCACCTACGTGGTGCTCTTCGTGGTGGTCGGCTACATGCTGCTGACCGTGACCGCAGACCTGGTCAACCCGATCAGGTTGTTCCAATAG
- the ispG gene encoding flavodoxin-dependent (E)-4-hydroxy-3-methylbut-2-enyl-diphosphate synthase, with the protein MTSIGLGMPAPPAPVLAPRRPTRQLMVRDVGVGSDHPISVQSMCTTKTHDINATLQQIAELTASGCDIVRVACPRQEDADALATIAKKSQIPVIADIHFQPKYIFAAIDAGCAAVRVNPGNIKEFDGRVKEVAAAAAAAGIPIRIGVNAGSLDKRFMEKYGKATPEALVESALWEASLFEEHGFGDIKISVKHNDPVVMVAAYEQLAEQCDYPLHLGVTEAGPAFQGTIKSAVAFGALLSRGIGDTIRVSLSAPPAEEVKVGIQILESLNLRPRSLEIVSCPSCGRAQVDVYTLANEVTAGLQGMEVPLRVAVMGCVVNGPGEAREADLGVASGNGKGQIFVKGEVIKTVPEALIVETLIEEAMRLAAGMEATDTARGAADGSGSPIVTVS; encoded by the coding sequence ATGACCTCCATCGGCCTGGGTATGCCGGCGCCCCCCGCGCCGGTGCTCGCTCCCCGCCGCCCGACGCGCCAGCTGATGGTGCGCGACGTCGGCGTCGGCAGCGATCATCCGATCTCGGTGCAGTCGATGTGCACCACCAAGACGCACGACATCAACGCGACACTGCAGCAGATCGCGGAGCTGACCGCGTCGGGCTGCGACATCGTGCGCGTGGCGTGCCCGCGGCAGGAGGACGCCGACGCGCTCGCGACGATCGCGAAGAAGTCGCAGATCCCGGTGATCGCCGACATCCACTTTCAGCCGAAGTACATCTTCGCCGCCATCGACGCGGGCTGTGCCGCGGTGCGGGTGAACCCGGGCAACATCAAGGAGTTCGACGGCCGGGTCAAGGAGGTCGCCGCGGCGGCCGCCGCCGCGGGCATCCCGATCCGCATCGGCGTCAACGCCGGATCGCTGGACAAGCGGTTCATGGAGAAGTACGGCAAGGCCACGCCCGAGGCGCTGGTGGAGTCGGCGCTGTGGGAAGCCTCGCTGTTCGAGGAACACGGCTTCGGCGACATCAAGATCAGCGTCAAGCACAACGACCCGGTCGTGATGGTCGCGGCCTATGAACAACTCGCCGAGCAGTGCGACTACCCCCTGCACCTGGGCGTCACCGAGGCCGGCCCGGCGTTCCAGGGCACCATCAAGTCCGCCGTCGCGTTCGGCGCGCTGCTCTCCCGGGGCATCGGCGACACCATCCGGGTGTCGTTGTCCGCTCCGCCGGCCGAGGAGGTCAAGGTCGGCATCCAGATCCTCGAATCGCTCAATCTGCGGCCCCGGTCCCTGGAGATCGTGTCGTGCCCGTCCTGCGGGCGCGCGCAGGTCGACGTCTACACCCTGGCCAACGAGGTCACCGCGGGCTTGCAGGGCATGGAGGTTCCGCTGCGGGTCGCCGTCATGGGGTGCGTCGTCAACGGTCCAGGGGAAGCCCGTGAGGCGGACCTCGGTGTGGCCTCCGGCAACGGCAAGGGGCAGATCTTCGTCAAGGGCGAGGTGATCAAGACCGTCCCCGAGGCCCTCATCGTCGAGACGCTGATCGAGGAGGCCATGCGCCTCGCCGCCGGCATGGAAGCGACGGACACGGCGCGAGGTGCCGCGGATGGCAGCGGTTCGCCTATTGTGACCGTAAGCTGA
- a CDS encoding GNAT family N-acetyltransferase has translation MSAPPLFRLVDERRVSVVRDTRDAAAVRQVLDDDPVASCMVASRVAEHGIEPAAIGGELWTRRRATESLCYAGANLIPLRGGPGDLNAFADKAMSTARRCSSLVGRAELVLPMWQRLEPAWGPARDVRAHQPLMALDTAPACPVDPAVRPVRMEELDAYLVAAIDMFIGEVGIDPRIGDGGRGYRRRVAGLIAAGRAWARFERGQVVFKAEVGSQSPAVGQIQGVWVHPDYRGRGLGTGGTAALAAAVVGGGRIASLYVNSFNTIARATYARIGFTEIASFATVLLD, from the coding sequence ATGTCGGCTCCTCCGCTTTTTCGCCTCGTTGACGAGCGAAGGGTGTCGGTGGTGCGTGACACCCGCGACGCGGCCGCGGTCCGACAGGTGCTCGACGACGATCCGGTCGCGTCGTGCATGGTCGCGTCCCGGGTCGCCGAGCACGGCATCGAGCCCGCGGCGATCGGCGGAGAGCTCTGGACGCGCCGTCGCGCCACCGAGTCGCTGTGTTACGCCGGGGCGAATCTGATCCCGCTGCGCGGTGGCCCGGGTGATCTGAATGCGTTCGCGGACAAGGCGATGAGCACTGCCCGTCGGTGCTCCTCGCTGGTGGGCCGCGCCGAACTGGTCCTGCCGATGTGGCAGCGGCTGGAACCGGCCTGGGGGCCCGCGCGCGATGTACGGGCCCACCAACCGCTGATGGCGCTGGACACCGCCCCGGCGTGCCCGGTCGACCCCGCGGTGCGGCCGGTCCGCATGGAGGAGCTCGACGCCTATCTCGTCGCGGCCATCGACATGTTCATCGGCGAGGTCGGCATCGATCCCCGCATCGGTGACGGCGGCCGCGGCTACCGTCGCCGCGTCGCCGGGCTCATCGCGGCCGGACGGGCCTGGGCCCGGTTCGAGCGCGGGCAGGTCGTGTTCAAGGCCGAGGTCGGCTCACAGTCACCGGCGGTCGGGCAGATCCAGGGCGTGTGGGTGCACCCGGACTACCGGGGCCGCGGTCTGGGCACCGGCGGCACTGCGGCGCTGGCCGCCGCGGTCGTGGGCGGCGGCCGCATCGCCAGCCTGTACGTCAACAGCTTCAACACCATCGCGCGGGCGACCTACGCGCGGATCGGCTTCACCGAGATCGCGTCGTTCGCGACCGTGCTGCTCGACTGA
- a CDS encoding GNAT family N-acetyltransferase, with product MTEQDATAERRAIADALVVALERRHEVLDAVVASEDYDAAIEAIADLLGTDDVAAEAVLRLSFDRLTRVSRRRIADELANLNSQALTLRRDEPTGDSARRLMLRPFTSDEDRDIFAARTADVQSAGDGTAAPAGDLNDEIRDAVARVAAEEAAWLVAEVGAAKVGMVFGELSDGEVDVRIWIHPDHRKRGYGTAALRASRSEMAACFPAVPLVVRAPAAGA from the coding sequence ATGACGGAGCAGGACGCCACTGCCGAGCGCCGCGCGATCGCCGACGCGCTCGTGGTCGCACTCGAACGCAGGCACGAGGTGCTCGACGCCGTCGTCGCCTCCGAGGACTACGACGCCGCGATCGAGGCGATCGCCGACCTCCTCGGCACCGACGACGTGGCCGCCGAAGCGGTCCTGCGGCTGTCCTTCGACCGACTCACGAGGGTCTCTCGCCGCCGGATCGCCGACGAGCTGGCCAACCTCAACAGCCAGGCGTTGACGCTGCGCCGGGACGAACCCACCGGGGACTCGGCGCGCCGGCTGATGTTGCGGCCGTTCACCTCCGACGAGGATCGCGACATCTTCGCCGCCCGCACCGCCGACGTGCAGTCGGCCGGCGACGGCACCGCCGCCCCCGCCGGCGACTTGAACGACGAGATCCGCGACGCCGTCGCTCGCGTGGCGGCCGAGGAGGCGGCGTGGCTGGTGGCCGAGGTCGGGGCCGCCAAGGTCGGCATGGTGTTCGGTGAGCTCAGCGACGGCGAGGTCGACGTGCGCATCTGGATCCACCCCGACCATCGCAAGCGCGGCTACGGCACGGCGGCGCTGCGCGCGTCGCGCTCGGAGATGGCGGCGTGCTTCCCCGCGGTGCCGCTGGTCGTGCGGGCGCCCGCCGCCGG